From Saccharomyces paradoxus chromosome III, complete sequence, a single genomic window includes:
- a CDS encoding ARN family MFS transporter — translation MSSGVISSSNDKKCETRQFYEVTEREKHTNDDTYSITSTFFKLKENEIISAQFDSLKYKILLIITSFLCGIGLSLDYTLRSTYTGYATNSYSEHSLLSTVQVVNAVVSVGSQVVFSRLSDYFGRLKLFSIATIFHIMGTIIQSQATSLTMYAIGSVFYNCGYVGVNLLLILILSDFSSLKWRMFYQYTSYWPYIIIPWISGSIITAANPEKNWSWNIAMWAFIYPLSALPIMFLILYMTYKSSKTPELRSLKEQARKEKISGLFRNLMFLFWKLDVVGIVLITVSLGCVLVPLTLANEVSQKWQNPKIIGTLVVGGCLFVIFVFWEAKFARAPLLPFKLLSDRGIWAPLGVTFFNFFTFFISCDYLYPVLLVSMKESSTSAARIVNMPDFVAATASPFYSLLVAKTRKLKLSVIGGCAAWMVCMGLFYQYRGGTGSHGGVIAASIIMGLSGLLCSNSVIVILQAMTTHNRMAVVTGIQYTFSKVGAAVGASVSGAVWTQTMPNQLYKHLGNDTLAEAAYTSPYTFIKKYPWGSPERNAVGESYKYVQRIMMTVGLICTVPFFVFTLFMRDPELIDKATHEEFTEDGLVVLPDQDNIFSQIKALFKRSRSNKEVEG, via the coding sequence ATGAGTTCTGGTGTTATCAGCTCATctaatgataaaaaatgtgaaaCTAGGCAGTTCTATGAGGTTACTGAGCGAGAAAAGCATACAAATGATGACACATACTCTATAACTTCCACCTTCTTTAAGctcaaagaaaacgaaataATATCTGCTCAGTTTGATTCCttgaaatataaaattCTACTGATAATTACCTCTTTTTTATGTGGAATAGGCCTTAGTTTAGACTACACACTTCGATCAACCTATACGGGCTATGCCACGAACTCATATTCAGAACACTCCTTACTTTCAACTGTCCAAGTTGTTAATGCTGTTGTAAGTGTCGGATCCCAAGTTGTATTCTCTAGACTCTCTGACTACTTCGGAAGACTAAAGCTCTTTTCCATTGCAACTATTTTTCATATAATGGGAACTATCATCCAATCACAGGCGACCTCTCTTACCATGTATGCAATAGGGTCAGTTTTTTATAACTGTGGATACGTCGGCGTTAATTTGCTCCTGATCCTAATACTTTCCGATTTCTCATCCTTGAAGTGGAGAATGTTTTACCAGTATACCTCATATTGGCCGTACATTATAATACCATGGATTTCAGGTAGTATCATCACTGCTGCAAatcctgaaaaaaattggtccTGGAATATTGCGATGTGGGCTTTTATTTACCCATTGTCTGCTTTACCAATTATGTTTCTTATCCTTTATATGACATACAAATCTTCGAAAACCCCTGAGTTGAGGTCTCTTAAAGAACAGGctagaaaggaaaaaatcagtGGATTATTTCGAAATTTGATGTTTCTATTTTGGAAGCTAGACGTCGTCGGCATAGTACTAATAACTGTGTCCCTAGGGTGCGTACTTGTTCCGTTGACATTAGCCAATGAAGTATCGCAAAAATGGCAGAATCCAAAAATAATTGGCACCTTAGTCGTAGGTGGCTGTTTatttgtcatttttgtattttggGAAGCAAAGTTTGCCAGAGCTCCTCTTCTGCCGTTCAAATTACTAAGTGATCGAGGAATTTGGGCGCCCCTTGGCGTTACcttctttaactttttcacttttttcatttcatgTGACTATTTGTATCCAGTTTTGCTTGTATCTATGAAAGAATCATCCACTTCCGCAGCTCGGATAGTAAATATGCCTGATTTTGTAGCTGCAACTGCGTCTCCATTCTACAGCTTGTTAGTGGCAAAGACGAGGAAACTGAAACTTTCTGTAATCGGAGGTTGTGCTGCATGGATGGTATGCATGGGCCTCTTTTACCAATACAGAGGTGGAACTGGGTCTCATGGAGGTGTTATCGCTGCTTCTATTATCATGGGTTTGAGCGGTCTCCTATGCAGCAATTCAGTGATCGTCATACTGCAGGCCATGACTACGCATAATAGGATGGCTGTAGTAACGGGGATCCAATAtaccttttcaaaagttggTGCTGCTGTCGGTGCGTCTGTTTCGGGCGCTGTATGGACACAAACCATGCCTAACCAACTCTACAAGCATCTTGGCAACGATACATTGGCGGAGGCTGCATATACATCACCTTATACattcattaaaaaatatccatGGGGTTCACCTGAAAGAAATGCTGTGGGTGAATCGTACAAATATGTTCAACGTATAATGATGACAGTTGGTTTGATATGCACCGTACCGTTCTTTGTGTTTACATTATTCATGAGAGACCCGGAACTAATAGACAAGGCTACGCATGAAGAGTTCACTGAAGATGGTTTGGTTGTCTTGCCTGATCAGGATAACATTTTCTCTCAAATCAAAGCGCTTTTTAAACGTAGTCGAAGTAATAAGGAAGTAGAGGGCTGA